From Stigmatopora nigra isolate UIUO_SnigA chromosome 5, RoL_Snig_1.1, whole genome shotgun sequence, a single genomic window includes:
- the LOC144196426 gene encoding E3 ubiquitin-protein ligase RNF126-like isoform X2: MAEAHPWPSRFFCHRCSAEISPRLPEYTCPRCESGFIEELLEERSADNGSASSISSGPQNQQPFERADQHLFTFPSGYGQFSLSVFDDAFDFGAGLGPEDNRDAENRRERENASRQRYSARQPRSRHGSRRQPGRHDGVPTLEGIIQQLVNGIIAPTAMPNIGVGPWGVLHSNPMDYAWGANGLDAIITQLLNQFENTGPPPADRDKIKNLPSVLVSEHHVASGLECPVCKEDYTVGENVRQLPCNHMFHNDCIVPWLEQHDTCPVCRKSLSGQNTATNPPELSGMNYTSSSSSTSSTSSSSSSTPQSSSSTSNESSTDNS, translated from the exons ATGGCCGAAGCACATCCATGGCCTAGCCGGTTCTTCTGTCACAGATGCTCCGCTGAGATTAGTCCTCGTCTCCCC gagtacACCTGTCCAAGATGTGAATCCGGGTTCATTGAGGAGTTGCTGGAAGAAAGAAG TGCTGACAATGGCTCTGCGTCTTCCATCTCCAGCGGGCCACAAAACCAGCAACCATTTGAG AGGGCCGACCAGCACTTGTTTACATTCCCGTCGGGCTACGGCCAGTTCTCACTAAGTGTCTTCGACGATGCCTTCGACTTTGGAGCCGGACTCGGACCGGAAGACAACCGCGACGCTGAGAACCGACGAGAAAGGGAGAATGCGTCACGGCAACGCTACAGCGCCAGGCAACCAAGGAGTCGTCACGGCTCCAGGCGGCAGCCTGGCAGACATGATGGCGTTCCTACTTTGGAGGG aATTATTCAGCAACTAGTCAATGGAATCATTGCACCGACTGCAATGCCAAATATTGGAGTTGGACCCTG GGGTGTTCTTCATTCAAATCCTATGGATTATGCATGGGGTGCTAACGGGCTAGATGCTATCATAACACAG TTATTAAACCAGTTTGAGAACACGGGGCCTCCGCCTGCTGatagagataaaataaaaaatcttccTTCAGTCTTGGTTTCAGAGCACCATGTCG CTTCAGGACTGGAATGTCCAGTGTGCAAAGAAGATTACACTGTGGGAGAAAATGTGAGGCAATTGCCTTGCAATCACATGTTCCACAACGATTGCATTGTACCTTGGCTAGAACAG CACGACACGTGTCCAGTGTGTAGGAAAAGCTTAAGTGGTCAGAACACAGCAACTAACCCACCAGAACTATCAGGGATGAACTatacctcctcctcttcttccaccTCCTCAACATCTTCGTCATCCTCATCCACGCCGCAATCTTCAAGCTCAACCAGTAACGAGAGCTCTACTGACAACTCGtag
- the LOC144196426 gene encoding E3 ubiquitin-protein ligase RNF126-like isoform X1: MKFTMTTCLLTMPEAFDIYLAVHFLPSFPKPMMTYFLKMGCMKEYTCPRCESGFIEELLEERSADNGSASSISSGPQNQQPFERADQHLFTFPSGYGQFSLSVFDDAFDFGAGLGPEDNRDAENRRERENASRQRYSARQPRSRHGSRRQPGRHDGVPTLEGIIQQLVNGIIAPTAMPNIGVGPWGVLHSNPMDYAWGANGLDAIITQLLNQFENTGPPPADRDKIKNLPSVLVSEHHVASGLECPVCKEDYTVGENVRQLPCNHMFHNDCIVPWLEQHDTCPVCRKSLSGQNTATNPPELSGMNYTSSSSSTSSTSSSSSSTPQSSSSTSNESSTDNS, encoded by the exons ATGAAATTCACCATGACAACGTGCCTGTTAACAATGCCCGAAGCATTTGACATTTACTTGGCTGTACATTTTCTCCCTTCCTTTCCAAAACCAATGATGACCTATTTTTTGAAGATGGGATGCATGAAG gagtacACCTGTCCAAGATGTGAATCCGGGTTCATTGAGGAGTTGCTGGAAGAAAGAAG TGCTGACAATGGCTCTGCGTCTTCCATCTCCAGCGGGCCACAAAACCAGCAACCATTTGAG AGGGCCGACCAGCACTTGTTTACATTCCCGTCGGGCTACGGCCAGTTCTCACTAAGTGTCTTCGACGATGCCTTCGACTTTGGAGCCGGACTCGGACCGGAAGACAACCGCGACGCTGAGAACCGACGAGAAAGGGAGAATGCGTCACGGCAACGCTACAGCGCCAGGCAACCAAGGAGTCGTCACGGCTCCAGGCGGCAGCCTGGCAGACATGATGGCGTTCCTACTTTGGAGGG aATTATTCAGCAACTAGTCAATGGAATCATTGCACCGACTGCAATGCCAAATATTGGAGTTGGACCCTG GGGTGTTCTTCATTCAAATCCTATGGATTATGCATGGGGTGCTAACGGGCTAGATGCTATCATAACACAG TTATTAAACCAGTTTGAGAACACGGGGCCTCCGCCTGCTGatagagataaaataaaaaatcttccTTCAGTCTTGGTTTCAGAGCACCATGTCG CTTCAGGACTGGAATGTCCAGTGTGCAAAGAAGATTACACTGTGGGAGAAAATGTGAGGCAATTGCCTTGCAATCACATGTTCCACAACGATTGCATTGTACCTTGGCTAGAACAG CACGACACGTGTCCAGTGTGTAGGAAAAGCTTAAGTGGTCAGAACACAGCAACTAACCCACCAGAACTATCAGGGATGAACTatacctcctcctcttcttccaccTCCTCAACATCTTCGTCATCCTCATCCACGCCGCAATCTTCAAGCTCAACCAGTAACGAGAGCTCTACTGACAACTCGtag
- the bsg gene encoding basigin isoform X1 — protein sequence MVWGVVTSEKEEGLSIGEPSEAHDLQDVKQRPNPSRCEVHLSACGRARTWWSTMKLLLAVGILMLSGWRANASTAGFIKSPLSVTKLLDDSAELHCEVIGTPIPEVQWWFIEGQEPNETFEQLFDGARDERVLINTTYVMHATSAILLTNLGLNDSGTYECRASNDPDRNELMKTPKIKWIRSQANIIVIESPTIVTDPAEVSNQTSAVLTCNLTDTSLPVKGSHWTHNGKVIEASKSTAADHSMVLRLDKITHTSGGKYECVFLSEPQLQQTIEVKTVPHVAAYKHSEHGNEKDKGVMVCVSHGYPLPTDWTWFKLQDGVQEPIINGTSDKYEIKNTPNKTVLTVDDLNIETDVGDYICSGTSEIGTNTDTIHLRVRSRLAALWPFLGIVAEVIILVTIILIYEKRRKPDEVTDDDDSGSAPLKSNSNANHQDKNVRQRNSN from the exons ATGGTTTGGGGCGTGGTCACCAGCGAGAAGGAAGAGGGACTCTCCATTGGTGAGCCGTCAGAAGCGCACGACTTGCAAGACGTCAAACAACGGCCGAATCCAAGCCGGTGTGAAGTGCATCTATCGGCGTGTGGTCGGGCACGTACCTGGTGGTCAACCATGAAGCTGTTATTAGCTGTCGGTATCCTCATGTTGAGCGGTTGGCGAGCCAACGCGTCCACAG CCGGCTTTATCAAGTCTCCCCTTTCCGTCACTAAGCTGCTCGACGACAGCGCTGAGTTGCATTGCGAAGTGATAGGTACCCCCATCCCAGAAGTACAATGGTGGTTCATAGAAGGCCAGGAACCCAATGAAACATTCGAACAACTCTTTGACGGGGCTCGTGATGAGCGCGTGCTAATAAACACCACGTACGTCATGCACGCCACCAGCGCCATTCTACTCACGAACCTCGGCCTCAACGACTCGGGCACATACGAGTGCCGCGCCTCCAACGACCCCGACCGCAATGAGCTGATGAAGACACCAAAAATCAAGTGGATCCGATCGCAAGCGAACATTATTGTGATTGAAT CTCCTACCATTGTAACTGATCCCGCTGAAGTTAGCAACCAGACTTCGGCTGTGCTAACCTGCAATTTGACCGACACCAGTCTCCCCGTGAAGGGTTCACACTGGACACACAATGGCAAAGTTATCGAGGCGTCCAAATCCACGGCTGCCGACCACAGTATGGTGCTTCG TTTGGACAAGATCACCCACACTTCCGGTGGAAAGTATGAGTGTGTTTTCCTGAGTGAGCCTCAACTGCAACAAACAATTGAAGTCAAAA CTGTCCCTCACGTGGCGGCTTACAAGCACTCTGAGCATGGCAACGAGAAAGACAAGGGTGTGATGGTGTGTGTGAGCCATGGCTACCCACTACCCACTGACTGGACCTGGTTCAAGCTTCAAGATGGTGTCCAAGAG CCCATCATCAACGGAACCAGCGACAAGTACGAGATCAAGAACACCCCCAACAAAACCGTGCTGACCGTCGACGACCTGAACATCGAGACCGACGTGGGCGACTACATCTGCTCGGGAACTAGCGAGATCGGAACCAACACCGACACGATTCACCTGCGCGTCCGCAGCCGCTTGGCCGCTCTCTGGCCATTCCTCGGTATCGTGGCCGAAGTCATCATCCTGGTGACCATCATTCTCATCTATGAGAAGAGGAGAAAGCCCGATGAGGTTACTGACG ACGATGACTCAG
- the bsg gene encoding basigin isoform X2, giving the protein MVWGVVTSEKEEGLSIGEPSEAHDLQDVKQRPNPSRCEVHLSACGRARTWWSTMKLLLAVGILMLSGWRANASTAPTIVTDPAEVSNQTSAVLTCNLTDTSLPVKGSHWTHNGKVIEASKSTAADHSMVLRLDKITHTSGGKYECVFLSEPQLQQTIEVKTVPHVAAYKHSEHGNEKDKGVMVCVSHGYPLPTDWTWFKLQDGVQEPIINGTSDKYEIKNTPNKTVLTVDDLNIETDVGDYICSGTSEIGTNTDTIHLRVRSRLAALWPFLGIVAEVIILVTIILIYEKRRKPDEVTDDDDSGSAPLKSNSNANHQDKNVRQRNSN; this is encoded by the exons ATGGTTTGGGGCGTGGTCACCAGCGAGAAGGAAGAGGGACTCTCCATTGGTGAGCCGTCAGAAGCGCACGACTTGCAAGACGTCAAACAACGGCCGAATCCAAGCCGGTGTGAAGTGCATCTATCGGCGTGTGGTCGGGCACGTACCTGGTGGTCAACCATGAAGCTGTTATTAGCTGTCGGTATCCTCATGTTGAGCGGTTGGCGAGCCAACGCGTCCACAG CTCCTACCATTGTAACTGATCCCGCTGAAGTTAGCAACCAGACTTCGGCTGTGCTAACCTGCAATTTGACCGACACCAGTCTCCCCGTGAAGGGTTCACACTGGACACACAATGGCAAAGTTATCGAGGCGTCCAAATCCACGGCTGCCGACCACAGTATGGTGCTTCG TTTGGACAAGATCACCCACACTTCCGGTGGAAAGTATGAGTGTGTTTTCCTGAGTGAGCCTCAACTGCAACAAACAATTGAAGTCAAAA CTGTCCCTCACGTGGCGGCTTACAAGCACTCTGAGCATGGCAACGAGAAAGACAAGGGTGTGATGGTGTGTGTGAGCCATGGCTACCCACTACCCACTGACTGGACCTGGTTCAAGCTTCAAGATGGTGTCCAAGAG CCCATCATCAACGGAACCAGCGACAAGTACGAGATCAAGAACACCCCCAACAAAACCGTGCTGACCGTCGACGACCTGAACATCGAGACCGACGTGGGCGACTACATCTGCTCGGGAACTAGCGAGATCGGAACCAACACCGACACGATTCACCTGCGCGTCCGCAGCCGCTTGGCCGCTCTCTGGCCATTCCTCGGTATCGTGGCCGAAGTCATCATCCTGGTGACCATCATTCTCATCTATGAGAAGAGGAGAAAGCCCGATGAGGTTACTGACG ACGATGACTCAG